The following proteins come from a genomic window of Urocitellus parryii isolate mUroPar1 unplaced genomic scaffold, mUroPar1.hap1 Scaffold_37, whole genome shotgun sequence:
- the LOC144252207 gene encoding LOW QUALITY PROTEIN: melanocyte-stimulating hormone receptor-like (The sequence of the model RefSeq protein was modified relative to this genomic sequence to represent the inferred CDS: inserted 1 base in 1 codon): MPVQRRLLGFLNSTPTATPQLRLATNQMGPQCLLVSIPDGLFLGLGLVSLVENMLVVVAIAKNHNLHSPMYCFICCLALSDLLVSTSNVLETAIFLLLEVGALATPAAVVQQLDNVMDVLTCGSMVSSLCFLGAIAVDPYISIFYALRYHSIVTLPRARGAIVAIWEASILSSILFITYYNHAAVLLCLVTFFLAMLALMAALYIHMLARECQHAQGIAQLHKMQQPVHQGFCLKGAVTLTTLLGVFFLCWXPFFLHLTLIILCPQHPACSCVFKNFNLFLALIICNSIVDPLIYAFRSWELHLTLKEVLLCFW; encoded by the exons ATGCCTGTACAGAGGAGGCTCCTGGGCTTTCTCAACTCCACCCCTACGGCCACCCCTCAGCTCAGGCTGGCCACCAACCAGATGGGCCCCCAGTGCCTGCTGGTGTCCATTCCTGACGGGCTCTTCCTTGGCCTGGGGCTGGTGAGCTTGGTGGAGAACATGCTGGTGGTGGTGGCCATCGCCAAGAACCACAACCTGCACTCTCCCATGTACTGCTTCATCTGCTGCCTGGCCCTGTCTGACCTGCTGGTGAGCACCAGCAATGTGCTGGAGACTGCCATCTTCCTGCTGCTGGAGGTGGGTGCCCTGGCAACGCCAGCCGCTGTGGTGCAGCAGCTGGACAATGTCATGGACGTGCTCACCTGTGGCTCCATGGTGTCCAGCCTCTGCTTTCTGGGTGCCATTGCTGTGGACCCCTACATCTCCATCTTCTACGCACTACGTTATCACAGCATTGTGACACTGCCCCGCGCACGAGGGGCCATCGTGGCAATCTGGGAGGccagcatcctctccagcatccTCTTCATCACCTACTACAACCACGCAGCTGTCCTGCTTTGTCTCGTCACCTTCTTTCTGGCTATGCTGGCACTCATGGCAGCTCTCTACATCCACATGCTTGCCCGGGAGTGCCAGCATGCCCAGGGCATTGCCCAGCTCCACAAGATGCAGCAACCAGTGCACCAGGGCTTCTGCCTGAAGGGCGCTGTGACCCTCACTACCCTCCTGGGTGTTTTCTTCCTGTGCT GGCCCTTTTTCCTGCACCTCACCCTCATCATTCTCTGCCCCCAGCACCCTGCCTGCAGCTGTGTCTTCAAGAACTTCAACCTGTTCCTGGCCCTCATTATATGCAACTCCATTGTGGACCCTCTCATCTATGCCTTCCGCAGCtgggagctccacctgacacTCAAGGAGGTGCTGCTGTGCTTCTGGTGA
- the LOC144252083 gene encoding tubulin beta-4 chain-like produces MGAKFWEVISDEHGINPSGNYVGDSDLQLECISVYYNEASSHKYVPRAILVDLEPGTMDSVQSGAFGHLFKPDNFIFGKGGESETGNSTAIQELFKCISEQFTAMFRRKAFLHWYTGEGMDEMEFTEAESNMNHLVSEYQQ; encoded by the exons ATGGGGGCCAAG TTCTGGGAAGTCATCAGTGATGAGCATGGCATCAACCCCAGTGGCAATTATGTGGGGGACTCGGACCTGCAACTGGAATGCATCAGCGTCTACTATAATGAGGCCTCCT CTCACAAGTATGTGCCTCGGGCCATTCTGGTGGATCTGGAGCCTGGAACCATGGACAGTGTCCAGTCTGGGGCCTTTGGGCACCTCTTCAAGCCTGATAACTTCATCTTTGGTAA AGGGGGTGAGTCAGAAACCGGCAACAGCACGGCCATCCAGGAGCTGTTCAAGTGCATCTCGGAGCAGTTCACAGCCATGTTCCGGCGCAAGGCCTTCCTGCACTGGTACACGGGCGAGGGCATGGACGAGATGGAGTTCACCGAGGCAGAGAGCAACATGAACCACCTAGTATCCGAGTACCAGCAGTAA